Proteins found in one Microbacterium sp. LWS13-1.2 genomic segment:
- the hemE gene encoding uroporphyrinogen decarboxylase, with protein sequence MSLHDSHPSVLQRNDPAPLIRAYRGERPTRTPVWFMRQAGRSLPEYRELRVGTDMLDACLNPELASEITLQPVRRHGVDAGIFFSDIVIPVRLSGVDVRIVAGRGPVLANPVRTAADVAALPPLDPEALAPIREAVALTVAELGSTPLIGFAGAPYTLASYLVEGGPSKEQLKTRALMHSDPETWSALLTWCAEITGAFLAAQIEAGASAGQLFDSWAGSLSLSDYTRHVAPFSARALEPVRELGVPLVHFGVGTGELLAAMRDVGVDTIGVDWRLPLDEAVRRVGPDVSVQGNIDPALLRAPWPVLEAHIVDVLERGRAARAHVLNLGHGVPPDTDPTVLTRIVEFVHAHG encoded by the coding sequence GTGTCTTTGCATGACTCTCACCCTTCCGTTCTTCAGAGAAACGATCCCGCTCCGCTGATACGTGCGTATCGCGGTGAGCGGCCGACCAGGACGCCGGTGTGGTTCATGCGCCAGGCGGGGCGCTCCCTGCCCGAATACCGCGAGCTGCGGGTGGGCACCGACATGCTCGACGCCTGTCTGAACCCCGAGCTCGCCAGCGAGATCACGCTGCAGCCCGTGCGCCGTCACGGCGTCGACGCGGGCATCTTCTTCAGCGACATCGTGATCCCGGTGCGCCTGTCGGGCGTCGACGTGCGCATCGTCGCCGGGCGCGGTCCAGTTCTCGCGAACCCGGTGAGGACGGCGGCGGATGTCGCGGCCCTGCCTCCACTGGACCCCGAAGCGCTCGCGCCCATCCGTGAAGCGGTCGCCCTCACCGTCGCGGAACTGGGCTCGACGCCGCTCATCGGCTTCGCGGGCGCCCCCTACACGCTGGCGTCGTACCTCGTCGAGGGCGGACCGTCGAAGGAGCAGCTCAAGACCCGCGCGCTCATGCACTCCGACCCAGAGACCTGGTCGGCGCTGCTGACGTGGTGCGCCGAGATCACCGGCGCGTTCCTCGCCGCGCAGATCGAGGCGGGTGCGTCCGCCGGGCAGCTCTTCGACTCGTGGGCGGGCTCCCTCAGCCTCTCCGATTACACCCGTCACGTCGCGCCCTTCTCGGCACGCGCCCTGGAGCCGGTGCGTGAGCTGGGCGTGCCGCTCGTGCACTTCGGCGTCGGCACCGGCGAGCTGCTCGCCGCGATGCGCGACGTCGGCGTGGACACGATCGGCGTCGACTGGCGCCTGCCGCTCGACGAGGCCGTCCGACGCGTCGGCCCCGACGTGTCGGTGCAGGGCAACATCGACCCGGCGTTGCTGCGCGCCCCCTGGCCGGTGCTCGAGGCCCACATCGTCGATGTGCTGGAGCGCGGCCGTGCGGCCCGTGCCCACGTGCTGAACCTCGGCCACGGCGTCCCGCCCGACACCGACCCGACCGTACTGACGCGCATCGTGGAGTTCGTCCACGCGCATGGCTGA
- a CDS encoding ZIP family metal transporter, whose product MDGVWLAALSGLIAGGTLLVGAAVAWFVDIPQRLVAGIMALGAGVLISTLAFELVEEAADDGGLVPTTVGFLGGAILYIVADQLVSRPRKHKPGSPGEGGAAGRPQTNDATGGDATADATAGDATADATAANATTGARATAAPAVSPAPSRGASLSELPANIVARRAAGAAGSAGVVIAIGALIDGIPESIVMGLSVLQGGISIPIVAAIAISNIPEGLGSTAALKRGGRHGRFVALLWLGIALVTVVASVSGYMLFQSASPDLIALITTIAAGGLLAMVCNTMIPEAFDEQHALTGLWATIGFLGAFLLHELA is encoded by the coding sequence ATGGATGGCGTATGGCTTGCAGCGCTGAGCGGTCTTATCGCGGGTGGGACGCTTCTCGTCGGTGCTGCGGTCGCCTGGTTCGTCGACATCCCGCAACGCCTCGTCGCAGGCATCATGGCGCTCGGCGCGGGGGTGCTCATCTCGACGCTCGCGTTCGAACTCGTCGAGGAGGCCGCCGACGACGGCGGGCTGGTCCCGACGACCGTCGGATTCCTCGGCGGCGCGATCCTCTACATCGTCGCGGATCAGCTGGTCTCCCGCCCCCGGAAGCACAAGCCGGGTTCTCCGGGAGAGGGCGGTGCCGCAGGCCGTCCGCAGACGAACGACGCGACAGGGGGCGACGCGACAGCCGACGCGACAGCGGGCGACGCGACAGCCGACGCGACAGCGGCCAACGCGACGACCGGCGCGCGAGCGACCGCCGCGCCCGCGGTGAGCCCTGCGCCCTCGCGCGGTGCATCCCTGAGCGAGCTGCCCGCGAACATCGTGGCGCGGCGCGCTGCCGGGGCCGCGGGCAGCGCGGGCGTCGTGATCGCCATCGGCGCCTTGATCGACGGCATCCCGGAGTCGATCGTGATGGGGTTGTCGGTTCTGCAGGGCGGGATCAGCATCCCCATCGTCGCGGCGATCGCGATCAGCAACATTCCCGAGGGCCTGGGGTCGACGGCGGCTCTGAAGCGCGGCGGCCGTCACGGCCGTTTCGTCGCGCTGCTGTGGCTCGGGATCGCCCTGGTGACGGTCGTCGCATCGGTTTCCGGTTATATGCTGTTCCAGTCAGCGTCCCCGGATCTCATCGCGCTGATCACCACGATCGCCGCCGGCGGCCTGCTGGCCATGGTCTGCAACACGATGATTCCCGAGGCGTTCGACGAGCAGCACGCGCTCACGGGCCTCTGGGCGACGATCGGGTTCCTCGGCGCCTTCCTCCTCCACGAGCTCGCCTGA
- the hemC gene encoding hydroxymethylbilane synthase — MTTLRIGTRGSTLALAQTGMVADDLADATGVTTELVTITTDGDRSNEPLSRAGGTGLFTGALRDALLAGQCDVIVHSLKDLPTARHDQLVVAAIPAREDPRDALCARDGLTLATLPAGARVGTGSPRRMAQLRARRPDLEVVDIRGNVDTRLGKVAGGELDAVILAAAGLRRIGRTEVVTDYLDADSWPTAPGQGALAIEVRRGEEDLVSALDHAETRAAVEAEREVLALLEAGCSAPVGARAVVDAGLLLLSARVYSLDGATALTSSHATTWPEDEGDPPREVAASVARELLDAGAAGLTGERP; from the coding sequence GTGACCACCCTGCGCATCGGCACCCGCGGCAGCACGCTCGCGCTCGCGCAGACGGGCATGGTCGCGGACGACCTGGCCGACGCGACGGGCGTCACCACCGAGCTCGTCACGATCACCACCGACGGCGACCGCTCGAACGAGCCGCTCTCCCGCGCCGGCGGCACGGGGCTCTTCACCGGAGCGCTGCGCGACGCGCTGCTGGCCGGGCAGTGCGACGTCATCGTGCACTCGCTCAAGGACCTCCCGACCGCACGGCACGACCAGCTCGTCGTCGCCGCGATCCCGGCACGGGAAGACCCCCGCGACGCCCTCTGCGCGCGCGACGGGCTCACCCTCGCCACGCTCCCCGCCGGCGCACGGGTGGGCACCGGCTCGCCCCGGCGCATGGCCCAGCTGCGCGCGCGACGTCCCGATCTCGAGGTCGTCGACATCCGCGGCAACGTCGACACCCGCCTCGGCAAAGTGGCCGGCGGAGAGCTGGATGCCGTCATCCTCGCCGCCGCGGGCCTGCGCCGCATCGGCCGCACCGAGGTCGTGACCGACTACCTCGACGCCGACTCCTGGCCGACCGCCCCCGGCCAGGGCGCCCTAGCGATCGAGGTGCGCCGCGGCGAGGAGGACCTCGTCAGCGCGCTCGACCACGCCGAGACCCGTGCTGCGGTGGAGGCCGAGCGCGAAGTCCTCGCTCTGCTCGAGGCCGGATGCTCCGCGCCCGTCGGCGCGCGCGCCGTCGTCGACGCGGGACTCCTGCTGCTGTCGGCACGCGTGTACAGCCTCGACGGCGCCACCGCCCTGACCTCCTCCCATGCCACCACGTGGCCCGAGGACGAGGGCGACCCGCCGCGGGAGGTCGCGGCATCCGTCGCCCGTGAACTGCTCGACGCCGGCGCCGCCGGCCTGACGGGAGAACGCCCGTGA
- the hemB gene encoding porphobilinogen synthase produces MRRLVAETRLHPAELILPMFVREGAAEPVPISSMPGVVQHTTESLKKAVTDAATAGIGGIMLFGVPEHKDATGSGATDPDGILNVATRIAAAEAGDALVVQTDLCLDEFTDHGHCGVLDGNGYVDNDATLERYRDMGVAQAEAGSQLLGLSGMMDGQVAAVRDALDDAGHANTPILGYAAKYASAFYGPFREAVQSSLEGDRRTYQQDPANRREGARELDLDLAEGADIVMVKPAMSYLDVLSDAAATSPVPVWAYQVSGEYAMIEAAAANGWIDRRRAIEESVIGIRRAGADAVLTYWALELAEWIR; encoded by the coding sequence ATGCGGCGGCTCGTCGCCGAGACGCGGCTGCACCCGGCCGAGCTGATCCTCCCGATGTTCGTGCGCGAAGGCGCTGCCGAGCCTGTGCCGATCTCCTCGATGCCGGGGGTCGTGCAGCACACGACCGAGAGCCTGAAGAAGGCGGTGACGGATGCCGCGACCGCCGGCATCGGCGGCATCATGCTGTTCGGCGTGCCCGAGCACAAGGACGCCACGGGCTCCGGTGCGACCGATCCCGACGGCATCCTGAACGTCGCCACCCGCATCGCGGCCGCCGAGGCCGGCGACGCGCTCGTCGTGCAGACCGACCTCTGCCTCGACGAGTTCACGGACCACGGCCACTGCGGCGTGCTCGATGGGAACGGCTACGTCGACAACGACGCCACGCTCGAGCGCTACCGCGACATGGGCGTGGCGCAGGCCGAGGCGGGCTCGCAGCTGCTGGGCCTCTCGGGCATGATGGACGGCCAGGTCGCCGCCGTGCGCGATGCGCTCGATGACGCCGGCCATGCGAACACCCCGATCCTGGGCTACGCCGCCAAGTACGCCTCCGCCTTCTACGGCCCCTTCCGCGAGGCGGTGCAGTCGTCGCTCGAGGGCGACCGCCGCACGTACCAGCAGGACCCCGCGAACCGCCGCGAGGGCGCGCGCGAGCTCGACCTCGACCTCGCCGAGGGCGCCGACATCGTGATGGTCAAGCCCGCGATGAGCTACCTCGACGTGCTGTCGGATGCCGCGGCCACGAGCCCCGTCCCCGTCTGGGCGTACCAGGTGTCGGGCGAGTACGCGATGATCGAGGCCGCCGCGGCGAACGGCTGGATCGACCGGCGGCGTGCGATCGAGGAGTCGGTGATCGGCATCCGCCGCGCCGGTGCCGACGCCGTGCTCACCTACTGGGCTCTCGAACTCGCGGAGTGGATCCGATGA
- a CDS encoding AMP-binding protein, translating into MFTSPQPDVEIPELSIYDYLFASLTDEDLGRVALIDPATGAETTYGALRGQIDLFAGALAARGVEVHTVVGLLCPNVPAFATVFHGILRAGATVTTVNSLYTAGEIEKQLRDAGATWLITVSPLLPQAATAAEAVGIPHERVIVLDGAAGHPNLRQLLSEGAPAPEVSFDPATHVAVLPYSSGTTGIPKGVMLSHRNLVANVAQCRVALDLSENDRVLAVLPFFHIYGMTVLLNLALRQRASLVTMPKFDLVEFLTNIQKFQCTYLYIAPPIAVALAKHPIVDQFDISSVHTVFSGAAPLDGETAETAGRRINSRMMQGYGMSELSPVSHAMPTDRYDIPVSSVGVMLPNTLNKLIDTETGEEITEVGADGVTKPGELWVKGPNVMLGYLNQPEATAETLDADGYLHTGDIAVYHDGGYFSIVDRVKELIKYKGYQIAPAELEALLLSHPKVMDAAVIGVLDEDKQEIPKAFIVPAPDSGLTEDEVMAFVAEQVAPHKKIRRVEFIEAIPKSSSGKILRKDLRAREAATV; encoded by the coding sequence GTGTTCACCAGCCCCCAACCTGATGTCGAGATCCCCGAGCTCAGCATCTACGACTACCTCTTCGCGAGCCTGACGGACGAGGATCTGGGGCGCGTCGCGCTCATCGATCCGGCCACCGGCGCCGAGACCACGTACGGCGCTCTGCGCGGGCAGATCGACCTGTTCGCGGGCGCCCTCGCGGCCCGTGGCGTCGAGGTCCACACGGTCGTCGGCCTGTTGTGCCCGAACGTCCCGGCGTTCGCGACGGTCTTCCACGGCATCCTGCGTGCGGGTGCGACCGTGACGACCGTGAACTCGCTCTATACGGCGGGCGAGATCGAGAAGCAGCTGAGGGATGCCGGGGCGACGTGGCTCATCACCGTCAGCCCGCTGCTCCCCCAGGCCGCGACCGCCGCCGAGGCGGTCGGCATCCCGCACGAGCGCGTCATCGTGCTCGACGGCGCCGCGGGGCACCCGAACCTGCGTCAACTGCTCTCCGAGGGGGCGCCGGCTCCCGAGGTGTCGTTCGACCCCGCAACGCATGTCGCCGTGCTGCCCTACTCGTCGGGCACGACCGGCATCCCGAAGGGCGTGATGCTCTCGCATCGCAACCTCGTCGCGAACGTCGCGCAGTGCCGCGTGGCGCTCGACCTCAGTGAGAACGACCGCGTGCTGGCGGTGCTGCCGTTCTTCCACATCTATGGCATGACGGTGCTGCTCAACCTCGCGCTGCGTCAGCGGGCGAGTCTCGTGACGATGCCGAAGTTCGACCTCGTCGAGTTCCTCACGAACATTCAGAAGTTCCAGTGCACCTACCTGTACATCGCGCCGCCGATCGCGGTGGCGCTGGCCAAGCATCCGATCGTCGACCAGTTCGACATCTCGAGCGTGCACACGGTGTTCTCGGGGGCCGCTCCCTTGGATGGCGAGACAGCCGAGACCGCGGGTCGTCGCATCAACTCCCGCATGATGCAGGGGTATGGCATGAGCGAGCTGAGCCCGGTCTCGCACGCGATGCCCACCGATCGCTACGACATCCCGGTGAGCTCGGTCGGCGTGATGCTGCCGAACACGCTCAACAAGCTCATCGACACCGAGACGGGTGAGGAGATCACCGAGGTCGGCGCCGACGGCGTGACGAAGCCCGGCGAGCTCTGGGTCAAGGGACCGAACGTGATGCTCGGCTACCTCAACCAGCCCGAGGCGACGGCCGAGACGCTCGATGCCGACGGCTACCTCCACACCGGCGACATCGCGGTGTACCACGACGGCGGATACTTCTCGATCGTCGATCGGGTGAAGGAGCTCATCAAGTACAAGGGCTACCAGATCGCCCCGGCCGAGCTCGAGGCACTGCTTCTCAGTCACCCGAAGGTGATGGATGCCGCGGTCATCGGCGTGCTGGACGAGGACAAGCAGGAGATTCCCAAGGCCTTCATCGTGCCCGCGCCCGACTCGGGGCTCACCGAGGACGAGGTCATGGCGTTCGTCGCGGAGCAGGTGGCCCCGCACAAGAAGATCCGTCGCGTCGAGTTCATCGAGGCGATCCCCAAGTCGAGCTCCGGCAAGATCCTCCGCAAGGACCTGCGAGCCCGGGAGGCCGCGACCGTCTGA
- a CDS encoding MerR family transcriptional regulator — protein MGSTMYTIGEFAAFGRVSVRMLRHYDAIGLLQPARVDDRSGYRYYETGQLRDLLRIVELRQLGCGLDDIAVVLGADDERGALLPLLVRRGAELEASVAVDTARIALIGERLRALEGDVDAMSAPIEYRPIDPVTVYAVEGRAPGAGPENVSPVIDPLLGCLTAALRAAGRDLIEPGIFWYEDVEGSEELGVHVSFTADDVPQPGEGYDVVELPAVPLAAVVTHRGDMPSIGESYSLLMTGLIDDGYRMVGPCREVYLVAEPDIPQSDWITELQVPVERD, from the coding sequence ATGGGCTCCACCATGTACACCATCGGAGAGTTCGCCGCCTTCGGGCGCGTGAGCGTGCGGATGCTGCGGCACTATGACGCGATCGGGCTGCTTCAGCCCGCGCGGGTCGACGACCGCAGCGGCTACCGGTATTACGAGACGGGGCAGCTCCGCGACCTGCTGCGCATCGTCGAGCTGCGTCAGCTGGGCTGCGGGCTGGACGACATCGCAGTCGTGCTCGGGGCCGACGACGAGCGGGGGGCGCTGCTCCCGCTCCTCGTCCGCCGCGGCGCCGAGCTCGAGGCATCCGTCGCCGTCGACACCGCACGGATCGCCCTGATCGGCGAGCGCCTCCGCGCTTTGGAAGGAGACGTGGACGCCATGTCCGCACCCATCGAATACCGCCCCATCGACCCTGTCACCGTCTACGCCGTCGAGGGGCGCGCGCCGGGCGCGGGCCCCGAGAACGTGTCGCCGGTCATCGACCCGCTGCTGGGGTGCCTGACCGCTGCCCTCCGTGCCGCGGGTCGCGATCTGATCGAGCCCGGCATCTTCTGGTACGAAGACGTCGAGGGCTCGGAGGAGCTCGGCGTGCACGTCTCGTTCACCGCCGACGACGTGCCGCAGCCGGGGGAGGGCTACGACGTCGTGGAGCTCCCCGCCGTGCCGCTCGCCGCGGTCGTCACGCACCGCGGAGACATGCCCAGCATCGGCGAGTCGTACAGTCTCTTGATGACCGGCCTCATCGACGACGGCTACCGCATGGTCGGCCCGTGCCGCGAGGTCTATCTCGTCGCCGAGCCCGATATCCCTCAGTCGGACTGGATCACCGAACTGCAGGTTCCCGTAGAGAGGGATTGA
- a CDS encoding DUF222 domain-containing protein: MTHPPLSAPRIVAARWEDDVDDFIPPVPDAVDLVLETATMLSVFAAERLRRIEALRREELALIVGLGSGAIDVAERSIRLELSAAMRITEYAAGRLLLQADALVNRYSGALDALGQARITEKHAEILVDLLDQVMPELRADIVDRAVALAEAEPVGTFRRRLRDLIARVETKTLEERYASAVAGRCIAVEAGTDGMGLLLLHAPLVELQAIDGRVTAMAKVIKTTEGETRTLDQIRADVVSDLLIDGTTTHLPGAASGIRASVVVTVPALSLLDDNAGAAGDAPVVEGVGPIPLSRARELCGGDAKWMRVLTHPETGMVLSVGRAQYSPPPALRKLVKWRADRCMGPGCGMPASRCEVDHQMAWSRDDGETSLDNLAPLCKGHHTVKHHGGWDVQQIDGSGGAVEWTSPTGRRYVVAPERRVPTFTVAGGGRELAGHPASAHGAPF; this comes from the coding sequence GTGACTCACCCTCCGTTGTCAGCACCCCGCATAGTGGCGGCGCGCTGGGAGGACGACGTCGACGACTTCATCCCTCCGGTGCCGGACGCTGTGGACCTGGTGCTGGAGACCGCGACCATGCTGTCGGTTTTCGCCGCGGAGCGACTTCGCCGGATCGAGGCGCTGCGTCGCGAAGAACTCGCGCTCATCGTCGGTCTTGGTAGCGGTGCGATCGACGTGGCGGAGCGCTCCATCCGACTCGAGCTGTCGGCCGCCATGCGCATCACCGAGTACGCGGCGGGTCGTCTGCTTCTGCAGGCCGATGCCCTGGTGAACCGCTACTCCGGCGCGTTGGATGCTCTCGGCCAGGCGCGGATCACGGAGAAGCACGCTGAGATCCTCGTCGACCTCCTGGACCAGGTGATGCCGGAGCTGCGTGCCGACATCGTGGACCGCGCGGTGGCGTTGGCCGAGGCAGAACCGGTCGGGACGTTCCGGCGTCGTCTGCGCGATCTGATCGCGCGGGTCGAGACCAAGACGCTCGAGGAGCGATACGCGTCAGCGGTCGCCGGTCGGTGTATCGCGGTCGAAGCCGGCACTGACGGTATGGGCCTTCTGCTCCTGCACGCGCCTCTCGTGGAGCTGCAGGCGATCGACGGCCGGGTCACGGCGATGGCGAAAGTGATCAAGACCACCGAGGGTGAGACGCGCACGCTGGACCAGATCCGCGCCGATGTGGTCTCCGACCTGCTCATCGACGGTACGACGACGCACCTTCCTGGCGCGGCGTCCGGTATCCGGGCGTCGGTGGTCGTGACGGTTCCGGCGCTGTCGCTTCTGGACGACAACGCGGGTGCGGCGGGAGACGCTCCGGTCGTCGAGGGCGTCGGACCGATCCCGCTCTCGCGCGCCCGCGAGCTGTGCGGCGGCGATGCGAAGTGGATGCGGGTGCTCACGCATCCGGAGACCGGCATGGTCCTCTCGGTGGGGCGTGCACAGTATTCGCCGCCACCGGCCCTGCGAAAGCTGGTGAAGTGGCGAGCCGATCGATGCATGGGACCGGGATGCGGCATGCCCGCCTCGCGATGCGAGGTCGACCACCAGATGGCATGGAGTCGCGACGACGGCGAAACGAGCCTCGACAACCTCGCGCCACTCTGCAAAGGCCATCACACCGTGAAGCATCACGGCGGCTGGGACGTGCAGCAGATCGATGGCAGCGGCGGGGCTGTCGAGTGGACCTCGCCCACCGGGCGGCGGTACGTCGTGGCGCCGGAGCGCAGGGTGCCCACCTTCACCGTCGCGGGCGGCGGACGTGAGCTCGCCGGCCATCCAGCGAGCGCCCACGGCGCGCCGTTCTGA
- a CDS encoding glutamyl-tRNA reductase, with amino-acid sequence MLLCLTANHRNASLDILERLSVGAPTATRALVDDELFVSGAVVLATCNRFEAYLDIDEPLTGGEAVAVESVVEAMAEASGVSVDLLRASVAVHQGADAAAHLFAVTSGLESMVVGEDEISGQVRRALDAARADGMTSSELERLFQKATHTSRGVRNRTQLRGAHRSLVRLALELASSRVSDWAAARVVLVGTGRYAARTVDALRARGAGDIHVFSPSGRAQAFATQHGLIPVSDFAAAAAEANVVITCTADAVVHADAFVPGHRLLVIDLGLPRNVDPAVGAVEAVELLDLETIRLHAPLQEFSAHADARAIVGDAATEFHADRLAGPAITTLRTEVLGIVEQEIARARARGAGDDTEAALRHLAGVLLHRPSVRIRELAVEGRLDEVTAALETLHGLAVDDDSGQADGQAWSASA; translated from the coding sequence GTGCTCCTCTGTCTGACCGCGAACCATCGGAACGCGAGCCTCGACATCTTGGAGCGTCTCTCTGTGGGAGCGCCCACGGCGACGCGCGCTCTCGTGGATGACGAGCTCTTCGTCTCCGGCGCGGTCGTGCTCGCGACGTGCAACCGGTTCGAGGCATATCTCGACATCGACGAGCCGCTCACCGGCGGCGAGGCCGTCGCGGTGGAGTCGGTCGTCGAGGCGATGGCCGAGGCGTCCGGCGTCTCCGTCGACCTGCTGCGTGCGTCTGTCGCGGTGCACCAGGGAGCGGATGCTGCCGCCCACCTGTTCGCCGTCACCAGCGGCCTCGAGTCGATGGTCGTCGGTGAGGACGAGATCTCGGGCCAGGTGCGCCGCGCCCTCGACGCCGCGCGCGCCGACGGCATGACGAGCAGTGAGCTGGAGCGCCTGTTCCAGAAGGCGACCCACACGAGCCGCGGCGTGCGCAACCGCACGCAGTTGCGTGGCGCGCACCGTTCGCTCGTACGCCTCGCCCTCGAGCTCGCCTCCAGCCGCGTCTCCGACTGGGCCGCCGCCCGCGTTGTGCTCGTCGGCACGGGACGCTACGCCGCCCGCACCGTCGACGCACTGCGCGCCCGCGGCGCCGGCGACATCCACGTCTTCTCCCCGTCGGGTCGTGCGCAGGCGTTCGCGACGCAGCACGGGCTCATCCCGGTGTCGGACTTCGCCGCCGCCGCCGCCGAGGCGAACGTCGTCATCACCTGCACCGCCGACGCCGTGGTGCACGCCGATGCCTTCGTGCCCGGACACCGGCTGCTCGTGATCGACCTCGGTCTTCCGCGCAATGTCGACCCCGCCGTGGGCGCCGTCGAGGCGGTCGAGCTGCTGGACCTCGAGACCATCCGCCTGCACGCGCCGCTGCAGGAGTTCAGCGCGCACGCCGACGCGCGGGCGATCGTCGGGGATGCGGCGACCGAGTTCCACGCCGACCGCCTTGCCGGGCCGGCGATCACGACCCTGCGCACAGAGGTGCTGGGCATCGTCGAGCAGGAGATCGCCCGCGCGCGCGCACGCGGCGCCGGCGACGACACCGAGGCTGCGTTGCGCCACCTCGCCGGGGTGCTGCTGCACCGTCCGTCGGTCCGCATCCGCGAACTCGCGGTCGAGGGCCGCCTCGACGAGGTCACCGCGGCGCTCGAGACCCTCCACGGACTCGCGGTCGACGACGACAGCGGTCAGGCCGACGGCCAGGCCTGGTCGGCATCGGCCTGA
- the hemQ gene encoding hydrogen peroxide-dependent heme synthase — MTDVSASPPTETLGYTMWAVFRRDPQRPAPAGDLTAAVAEVEASGVTVRGFYDVSGLRADADLMIWLTGIGVAPEVLQSALRTLRRAEPLASLVPVWNAMGVHRDAEFTASHLPAFMRDKDPETWLTVYPFVRSYDWYILPDEERRQMLADHGRKGAAHRSVLSNTVASFALGDYEWILALEAPELVELVDLMRDLRQTEARRHVREEVPFYTGRRIGLDEISEVLS, encoded by the coding sequence ATGACCGATGTCTCGGCGAGCCCCCCCACGGAAACCCTCGGCTACACCATGTGGGCTGTGTTCCGACGCGATCCCCAGCGCCCTGCGCCGGCCGGCGATCTGACGGCCGCGGTCGCCGAGGTCGAGGCATCCGGAGTCACCGTCCGCGGGTTCTACGACGTCTCGGGCCTGCGCGCCGACGCCGACCTCATGATCTGGCTCACCGGCATCGGTGTCGCGCCCGAGGTCCTGCAGTCCGCCCTGCGGACGCTGCGCCGCGCCGAACCGCTCGCCTCGCTCGTGCCGGTGTGGAACGCGATGGGCGTGCACCGCGACGCCGAGTTCACCGCCAGCCACCTGCCCGCATTCATGCGCGACAAGGACCCCGAGACGTGGCTCACCGTGTACCCGTTCGTGCGCTCGTACGACTGGTACATCCTGCCCGACGAGGAGCGCCGCCAGATGCTCGCCGACCACGGCCGCAAGGGTGCGGCGCACCGCAGCGTGCTGAGCAACACCGTGGCGTCGTTCGCCCTCGGCGACTACGAGTGGATCCTCGCGCTCGAGGCTCCCGAGCTCGTCGAGCTGGTCGACCTCATGCGTGACCTCCGTCAGACCGAGGCGCGCCGCCACGTGCGCGAGGAGGTGCCGTTCTACACCGGCCGCCGCATCGGACTCGACGAGATCTCCGAGGTGCTCTCGTGA
- a CDS encoding FAD-dependent oxidoreductase — MAEPSSAGRFSVVGGGVAGLVVARRLAASGAAVTLFEASDRLGGTVARHDVGGIALDAGAESFAVRGGAVAALLAELGLADDIVAPAPGPAWLQPAIGDAVPLPATALLGIPSDPLADDVVRVIGRPAAERAVGLDARPLGTVPSTLGALVRERYGDDMLDLLVAPVVHGVHSQHPDELPVTRAHPGLPDALTSAGSLGGAVAQLRAAAPPGAAVAGIRGGVNRVVPALAEDLARLGGDIRLRTPVDDLATLDGTVVVAAPSLAAPAAPGRRIDLVTLVVEQDELDAAPRGTGLLVAAGAPVGARALTHATAKWAWLRDAAAGRHVLRLSYDATPADPVAAARADAETLLGVPLPVVVDAAHVSWVRPAAATAPAGLTVVGETVAGSGLAGLIAHAERTAASLLAR, encoded by the coding sequence ATGGCTGAGCCCTCCTCCGCCGGGCGCTTCTCGGTCGTCGGCGGCGGCGTCGCGGGCCTGGTCGTCGCCCGCCGGCTCGCGGCGTCGGGCGCGGCGGTCACCCTGTTCGAGGCATCCGATCGCCTCGGCGGAACGGTGGCGCGGCACGACGTCGGCGGGATCGCGTTGGATGCCGGCGCCGAGAGCTTCGCCGTCCGCGGCGGGGCCGTCGCGGCCCTACTGGCGGAGCTCGGCCTCGCCGACGACATCGTGGCTCCCGCGCCGGGACCGGCGTGGCTCCAGCCCGCGATCGGCGACGCAGTGCCGCTGCCGGCGACCGCGCTGCTCGGCATCCCGTCCGACCCCCTCGCCGACGACGTGGTGCGCGTGATCGGCAGACCCGCCGCGGAGCGGGCAGTCGGGCTCGACGCTCGCCCGCTGGGAACGGTGCCGTCGACACTCGGCGCCCTCGTCCGCGAGCGCTACGGCGACGACATGCTCGACCTGCTCGTGGCACCCGTGGTGCACGGCGTGCACTCGCAGCATCCCGACGAGCTGCCCGTCACCCGCGCGCATCCCGGGCTCCCCGACGCCCTCACGAGCGCCGGATCGCTCGGCGGCGCCGTCGCGCAGCTGCGCGCCGCCGCTCCCCCGGGCGCGGCGGTCGCCGGCATCCGCGGGGGTGTCAACCGCGTCGTGCCGGCACTCGCCGAGGATCTCGCGCGCCTCGGCGGCGACATCCGCCTCCGCACCCCCGTCGACGACCTCGCGACGCTCGACGGAACGGTGGTCGTCGCGGCGCCCAGCCTCGCGGCGCCCGCCGCCCCAGGGCGACGCATCGACCTCGTGACTCTCGTCGTGGAGCAGGACGAACTGGATGCCGCACCCCGCGGCACCGGGCTGCTCGTCGCCGCAGGAGCACCGGTGGGCGCGCGCGCCCTGACCCACGCCACAGCGAAGTGGGCGTGGCTGCGGGACGCCGCCGCCGGCCGCCACGTGCTCCGTCTGTCGTACGACGCCACCCCCGCCGATCCCGTCGCCGCCGCGCGCGCCGACGCCGAGACGCTCCTCGGCGTGCCGCTGCCGGTGGTCGTCGACGCCGCACACGTCTCGTGGGTGCGGCCCGCCGCCGCGACTGCGCCCGCCGGGCTGACCGTCGTCGGCGAGACCGTCGCCGGGTCGGGCCTCGCCGGCCTCATCGCCCATGCCGAGCGCACCGCCGCCAGCCTGCTCGCCCGCTGA